In Aridibaculum aurantiacum, the following proteins share a genomic window:
- the coaBC gene encoding bifunctional phosphopantothenoylcysteine decarboxylase/phosphopantothenate--cysteine ligase CoaBC, with protein MLKGKKILLGITGSIAAYKSILLVRLLVQAGAEVKVVMTPAATDFVSKLTLATLSKNKVLVELADEATWSNHVMLGRWADVMLVAPASCNTLAKMAAGICDNLLQATYLSATCPVVVSPAMDEDMWHHASTQRNLSMLREAGNAVIPVGKGELASGLYGEGRMAEPEHIIEYLEENFFRGSNLKDTLCLVTAGPTYEAIDPVRFIGNHSSGKMGIAVANELYMNGAQVHLVLGPVESSNIRSGIKVTKVNTAEEMYNACASAFPATKLAVMAAAVADYTCKEVAPCKIKKSEGHLNLELEKSKDILASLGAVKKEDQFLVGFALETNNEEENALKKLASKNADLIVLNSMRDEAAGFKKDTNKVTIFDREQKRISYEAKEKHLVAKDIVELIIQKLHAKA; from the coding sequence ATGTTGAAAGGCAAGAAAATCTTATTAGGAATTACCGGCAGTATTGCAGCCTATAAATCCATTCTTCTTGTTCGTCTTTTAGTTCAAGCGGGGGCAGAGGTTAAAGTGGTAATGACACCAGCAGCTACTGATTTTGTATCTAAGCTTACACTCGCCACACTATCTAAAAATAAGGTACTGGTAGAACTGGCCGACGAAGCCACATGGTCCAATCATGTGATGCTTGGGCGATGGGCTGATGTGATGCTGGTAGCACCGGCCAGCTGTAATACACTTGCTAAAATGGCTGCTGGTATATGCGATAATCTATTACAGGCAACTTACTTATCTGCCACATGCCCTGTTGTTGTTTCTCCTGCCATGGACGAGGATATGTGGCATCATGCCTCTACTCAACGGAATCTTTCAATGCTTAGAGAGGCAGGAAATGCAGTTATACCAGTAGGAAAAGGTGAACTAGCCAGCGGGTTGTATGGTGAAGGAAGGATGGCTGAGCCTGAACATATCATAGAATACCTGGAAGAAAACTTTTTTAGAGGTAGTAATTTAAAAGATACACTGTGTCTTGTAACTGCGGGTCCCACCTATGAAGCAATTGACCCAGTTCGGTTCATAGGAAATCATTCCAGCGGGAAAATGGGTATAGCCGTAGCTAACGAGCTATATATGAATGGTGCGCAGGTGCACCTGGTACTTGGCCCTGTAGAAAGCAGTAACATCAGGAGTGGTATAAAGGTAACTAAAGTCAATACCGCTGAAGAGATGTACAATGCTTGCGCTTCAGCTTTTCCTGCGACTAAACTGGCCGTGATGGCGGCTGCCGTAGCAGATTATACATGTAAAGAGGTAGCACCTTGTAAGATCAAAAAGTCCGAAGGTCATCTTAACCTGGAGCTGGAAAAATCAAAGGATATACTGGCTTCACTGGGAGCAGTTAAAAAGGAAGATCAATTTTTAGTTGGTTTTGCCCTAGAAACCAACAATGAAGAGGAAAATGCTTTGAAGAAATTAGCTAGTAAAAACGCTGATCTTATTGTGCTGAATAGCATGAGAGACGAAGCCGCCGGCTTTAAAAAGGATACCAACAAAGTGACTATTTTTGATAGGGAGCAGAAGCGTATTTCTTACGAGGCAAAAGAAAAACATTTGGTAGCAAAAGACATTGTTGAACTAATCATACAAAAAT